The Euphorbia lathyris chromosome 8, ddEupLath1.1, whole genome shotgun sequence genome has a window encoding:
- the LOC136202202 gene encoding uncharacterized protein, which translates to MEREEEEELPPGFRRNIRCLADELLPRKPIDASLDKGKRKELFQSTSGEVNTPAIKIRIRRDEINPNPVIPKSELTEDEGSIEGDLNENGALFDEATDIVSFHSENKVYTLSKAPHLTADVIWVDTPSIHCVKKGLKSFLLTANPKDIPLIITQANNIFAFLQGLNADYLSFYNNVRAYICHCLEWYAADQELDKCKRSAKSVSHYDQLVHQSIEAKRVVFDIEDDLVKAKLYMAPLEARVQDMKELLEKFELELGEMKTDFRNLVAKKTQKMEVVASLDNELKATASNAEKTRSKIRENIAPREKARISMEKARNQLEMI; encoded by the exons AtggagagagaagaagaagaagagcttCCCCCTGGTTTTAGGCGCAATATCAGATGTTTGGCTGATGAATTGTTGCCAAGAAAACCCATTGATGCTTCTTTG gataaaggaaagagaaaggaattGTTTCAGAGTACAAGTGGAGAAGTTAACACACCAGCCATTAAAATCAGAATTAGACGAGACGAGATCAATCCGAATCCTGTGATACCCAAGAGTGAGCTCACGGAGGATGAAGGAAGCATTGAAGGAGATTTGAATGAGAATGGTGCTCTTTTTGATGAAGCTACTGATATTGTTTCATTTCATTCAGAAAATAAGGTGTATACACTCTCCAAGGCACCTCACTTGACAGCAGATGTGATTTGGGTCGATACACCTTCAATTCATTGCGTCAAGAAGGGACTCAAATCATTCTTGTTAACAGCAAATCCAAAGGATATACCCCTTATCATAACTCAAGCCAACAACATCTTTGCATTTCTCCAAGGCCTCAACGCAGATTACTTATCTTTCTATAACAACGTCCGCGCCTACATTTGTCATTGTTTAGAATGGTATGCTGCAGACCAGGAGCTGGATAAGTGCAAGCGGTCTGCAAAATCGGTATCTCACTATGATCAACTCGTTCACCAATCAATTGAAGCAAAACGAGTTGTTTTTGATATTGAGGATGATTTAGTTAAAGCCAAATTATACATGGCTCCTCTGGAAGCTCGTGTTCAAGATATGAAAGAGTTGTTAGAAAAGTTTGAGTTAGAACTCGGAGAAATGAAAACGGATTTTAGAAATCTTGTAGCCAAGAAGACACAGAAAATGGAAGTAGTTGCATCACTTGATAATGAATTAAAGGCAACTGCTTCTAATGCTGAAAAAACCCGGAGCAAGATTAGAGAAAATATTGCTCCGCGAGAGAAAGCAAGGATATCTATGGAGAAGGCTAGAAATCAActagaaatgatttga
- the LOC136203173 gene encoding receptor-like protein 7, protein MFLQYSFLFFSFFYLIYQTFSLQKQFCQDGDRSSLLQFKQTFVFDTFSCDPSTDYTKLSSWKVGDDCCSWNGVDCDDQTGRVIGLDLSNSCLYGSINSDSPLFRLVHLTSLNLSSNNFNLSRIPGRIRSLSKLKHLDLASANFSGQIPTEILELSQLVTLSLWQNPLMLHKPSLKELVEALTNLTELKLSGVNISSHVPQSLSNLTSLTSLLLKECSLQGEFPGAIFKLPNLCFLSLQNNPDLTGYLPEFEVASPIEMLALDGTNISGQLPVSIGNLRSLSYFSASGCSFGGPIPSSIGNLTKLNYLELSVNYFAGNIPSSLGNLLQLTFLALNSNNFSSSTLDWVGKLTNLQVLDLGSTNSYGVIPSSFQNLTQLVQLWLTSNQLTGQIPSWLGNSTHLTKLVLSDNELQGLVPDSIFRVPYIQVVDVVSNNLSGSMRYDSFLQSKYLSILQLSANHLSFANDNTYINATLPKFQILSLAGCQLREFPAFLRGQDKLEVLVLTKNNIKGYVPNWIFTLESLSLLNLANNFLIGFEHYSSVTLPWTHLRMLGLSSNKLEGPLPIPPASVALYDVSQNKLSGDVSPLFCNLTSAFALDLSGNNLSGNLPPCLANLGSSASVLKLSNNNLSGKIPDNYASGCALMMMDFSQNKFEGELPRSLANCSKLEILNLEDNRMTDVFPSWLGILPHLRILSLRSNKLHGAIGQPLSKLEFNRLQIIDLSNNNFTGKMPLEYFQNWVAMKSIVNNRLAYMEAISNFQVTGGFYNFLFPYFIRIVNKGTERSYNQILEFFVVVDLSSNKFEGEIPESLGTLRALQSLNLSNNILTGHIPLSLGNLKDLEALDLSLNELSGNIPIQLSVLTFLSIFNVSYNKLTGPVPRGNQFGTFQNDSFSANPGLCGMPLSKMCGDTGTLSLQPPKDEDVESPLEFNWEIVLIGIGSGLVIGVAFGCAMDTRKYEWLVKKKFARWRRS, encoded by the coding sequence ATGTTTCTGCAATATTCATTtctatttttctcatttttctatCTGATCTACCAAACATTTTCCTTGCAGAAACAATTTTGCCAAGATGGAGACCGCTCTTCCTTGTTACAATTCAAGCAAACCTTTGTCTTTGACACGTTCTCCTGTGATCCTTCTACTGATTATACCAAGCTCAGCTCTTGGAAAGTTGGGGATGATTGCTGCTCATGGAATGGTGTCGACTGTGATGATCAAACAGGTCGTGTGATCGGGCTTGACCTTTCAAACAGTTGTCTCTATGGTTCTATCAATTCTGACAGCCCTCTCTTCCGACTCGTCCATCTTACAAGTCTTAACCTTTCTTCAAATAACTTCAATCTTTCAAGAATCCCGGGTAGGATTCGAAGCCTGTCAAAGTTGAAGCATTTAGATCTCGCTTCCGCAAACTTCTCTGGCCAAATTCCAACAGAAATCTTAGAACTTTCCCAGCTGGTTACTCTTAGTCTCTGGCAGAATCCGCTGATGCTCCACAAGCCTAGTTTGAAAGAGTTAGTTGAGGCATTAACCAATCTCACTGAACTTAAACTAAGTGGTGTCAACATTTCTTCTCATGTACCTCAGAGCTTGTCAAACTTAACTTCTTTGACATCTCTCCTTTTGAAAGAATGTTCACTGCAAGGTGAATTTCCCGGAGCTATCTTCAAGTTACCTAATCTTTGTTTCCTTAGCTTGCAGAATAACCCTGATCTCACCGGATATCTACCAGAATTCGAAGTGGCTAGCCCAATTGAGATGTTGGCCCTTGATGGCACAAATATCTCCGGTCAGCTACCTGTTTCAATTGGCAACCTCAGGTCATTGAGCTATTTTAGTGCAAGTGGATGTAGTTTTGGGGGGCCAATACCATCTTCAATTGGTAACCTTACTAAGCTTAACTACTTAGAACTTTCTGTGAACTACTTCGCGGGGAACATCCCTTCCTCTTTGGGAAATCTCCTACAACTCACATTTCTTGCACTTAACTCAAACAATTTCAGCTCTAGCACCTTGGATTGGGTTGGTAAACTAACCAATCTTCAAGTTTTGGATTTGGGGAGTACCAACTCATATGGGGTCATCCCTTCTTCATTTCAAAACCTAACCCAACTCGTTCAGTTATGGCTTACTTCTAATCAACTAACTGGTCAAATCCCATCTTGGCTAGGTAATTCTACCCATTTAACAAAGCTTGTCCTTTCAGACAATGAGTTGCAGGGTCTAGTTCCGGATTCGATTTTTCGGGTTCCGTATATTCAAGTTGTCGACGTAGTTTCCAACAATCTTAGTGGATCAATGAGATATGATTCATTTCTTCAATCGAAATATCTTTCTATTCTGCAATTATCAGCAAATCATTTGTCCTTTGCCAACGACAACACATATATCAATGCTACTCTCCCTAAATTTCAAATCCTATCATTGGCTGGATGCCAACTCAGAGAATTCCCAGCCTTCTTACGTGGGCAAGATAAACTTGAAGTTTTAGTGCTCACTAAGAACAACATTAAGGGATATGTACCCAACTGGATATTCACTTTGGAAAGCCTTAGTCTTTTGAATTTAGCCAACAATTTTCTGATTGGTTTTGAACATTACTCCAGTGTTACCCTCCCATGGACTCATTTGCGCATGTTGGGTCTCTCCTCTAATAAATTGGAAGGACCACTTCCGATACCACCAGCTTCTGTTGCTCTTTATGATGTTTCACAAAACAAATTGAGCGGAGATGTCTCGCCATTGTTCTGCAATTTAACATCTGCTTTTGCTTTAGATTTGTCAGGCAACAACTTAAGCGGAAACTTGCCTCCCTGTTTGGCCAACTTGGGAAGTTCTGCATCAGTTCTAAAACTATCAAACAACAATCTCTCAGGAAAAATTCCTGACAATTATGCAAGTGGTTGTGCATTAATGATGATGGATTTCAGTCAAAATAAATTCGAAGGTGAGCTTCCCAGATCATTAGCCAATTGTTCAAAGCTAGAAATCCTCAATCTTGAGGATAATCGGATGACTGATGTTTTCCCTTCTTGGTTGGGTATTCTTCCACATCTTAGGATTCTGTCTTTGAGATCTAATAAGTTGCATGGTGCAATAGGACAACCTCTAAGTAAACTTGAGTTTAACCGGTTGCAAATTATTGATCTTTCTAATAACAATTTCACAGGCAAGATGCCATTGGAATACTTTCAAAATTGGGTTGCCATGAAAAGCATTGTTAATAACCGCCTAGCATATATGGAAGCAATCTCAAATTTTCAGGTTACCGGTGggttttataattttctatttCCATACTTCATTAGAATTGTGAATAAGGGCACAGAGAGATCATACAATCAAATTCTTGAATTCTTTGTGGTTGTTGATCTCTCAAGTAATAAGTTTGAAGGTGAAATTCCAGAAAGCTTAGGGACTTTAAGAGCACTTCAATCCCTCAACCTCTCCAACAACATTCTTACAGGTCATATACCATTGTCCTTGGGGAATTTAAAAGACCTTGAAGCTTTGGATCTTTCTCTAAATGAGCTCTCAGGAAACATCCCTATACAACTGTCAGTCCTTACTTTCCTTTCGATCTTTAATGTCTCTTACAATAAACTCACAGGACCTGTACCCCGAGGAAACCAATTCGGCACATTCCAAAACGATTCATTTTCGGCCAATCCCGGGCTTTGTGGGATGCCTTTGTCAAAAATGTGTGGAGATACTGGAACCTTGTCATTACAACCTCCAAAGGATGAAGACGTAGAATCTCCACTGGAATTTAATTGGGAGATTGTGTTGATAGGGATTGGTAGCGGATTAGTGATAGGAGTAGCTTTTGGATGCGCTATGGATACTAGGAAGTATGAATGGCTTGTCAAGAAGAAGTTTGCAAGGTGGAGAAGAAGCTAG